A single region of the Coregonus clupeaformis isolate EN_2021a chromosome 40, ASM2061545v1, whole genome shotgun sequence genome encodes:
- the LOC121555197 gene encoding isocitrate dehydrogenase [NADP] cytoplasmic-like, with translation MSQKIKAGSVVEMQGDEMTRVIWELIKEKLIFPYLEMDLHSYDLGMENRNATDDKVTVEAAEATRRYNVGIKCATITPDENRMEEFKLKQMWRSPNGTIRNILGGTVFREPIICKNIPRLVPGWVKPIIIGRHAHGDQYKATDFVVPGPGRLEMKFTPKTGEPMNFVVHDFEGSGGVALGMYNTDSSIRDFAHSSFQMGLQKAWPLYLSTKNTILKKYDGRFKDIFQEIYEKQYRSKFEQKGIWYEHRLIDDMVAQAMKSDGGFIWACKNYDGDVQSDSVAQGYGSLGMMTSVLICPDGRTVESEAAHGTVTRHYRQHQQGKETSTNPIASIFAWSRGLLHRAKLDDNAELRVFAEALEVICVETIEAGFMTKDLAICIKGMADTKRSDYLNTFEFLDKLSENLKTKMFNQP, from the exons ATGTCCCAGAAGATCAAGGCAGGGTCGGTGGTGGAGATGCAGGGGGATGAGATGACCAGAGTAATCTGGGAGCTCATTAAGGAGAAGCTCATCTTCCCCTACCTGGAGATGGACCTGCACAG CTACGACCTGGGCATGGAGAACCGCAACGCCACGGACGACAAGGTGACGGTTGAGGCGGCGGAGGCAACGCGACGCTACAATGTGGGCATTAAGTGTGCTACCATCACGCCGGACGAAAACCGGATGGAGGAGTTCAAGCTGAAGCAGATGTGGCGCTCGCCCAACGGGACCATCCGTAACATCCTGGGAGGCACCGTGTTCAGGGAGCCCATCATCTGTAAGAACATCCCCCGCCTGGTGCCCGGCTGGGTCAAACCCATCATCATTGGCAGGCACGCCCACGGAGACCAG TACAAGGCCACCGACTTTGTGGTACCTGGACCTGGGAGACTGGAGATGAAATTCACACCCAAGACTGGGGAGCCAATGAACTTTGTTGTCCATGATTTTGAAG gtTCAGGTGGCGTGGCTCTGGGGATGTACAACACAGACAGCTCCATCAGGGACTTTGCCCACAGCTCCTTCCAGATGGGGCTGCAAAAAGCCTGGCCTCTGTACCTCagcaccaagaacaccatcctcaagAAGTACGACGGACGCTTCAAAGATATCTTCCAGGAGATCTACGAGAA GCAGTACCGCTCTAAATTTGAGCAGAAGGGGATCTGGTATGAGCATCGTCTGATTGATGACATGGTGGCTCAGGCCATGAAGTCTGATGGAGGATTCATCTGGGCCTGCAAGAACTACGACGGAGACGTCCAGTCTGACTCTGTAGCCCAAG GTTATGGGTCCCTTGGTATGATGACCAGTGTGCTCATCTGTCCTGACGGTCGTACGGTAGAGTCAGAGGCGGCCCACGGCACAGTTACGCGCCACTACAGACAGCACCAGCAGGGCAAGGAGACATCCACCAACCCCATCG cgTCCATCTTTGCTTGGTCGCGGGGGCTGCTGCACCGGGCGAAGCTGGATGACAACGCAGAGCTGCGTGTGTTTGCCGAGGCCCTGGAGGTAATCTGCGTCGAGACCATCGAGGCTGGCTTTATGACCAAGGATCTGGCTATCTGCATCAAAGGCATGGCGGA TACCAAACGCTCAGACTACCTGAACACCTTTGAGTTCCTGGATAAACTGTCAGAGAACCTGAAGACCAAGATGTTCAACCAACCCTAA